The following proteins come from a genomic window of Pseudomonas sp. Z8(2022):
- the hisC gene encoding histidinol-phosphate transaminase, whose translation MSCDFLTLAQPGVQKLSPYVPGKPVDELARELGLDPAGIVKLASNENPLGPSDKVLAAIRAELDELTRYPDGNGFTLKTALAARYGVDAAQVTLGNGSNDILELVARAYLAPGLNAVFSDYAFAVYPIATQAVGAQGKVVPAKDYGHDLPAMLAAIDDNTRVVFIANPNNPTGTWFGPDALEAFLAKVPESVLVVLDEAYIEYAEGDELPDGLDYLARYPNLLVSRTFSKAYGLAALRVGYAISSPAIADVLNRVRQPFNVNSLALAAACAALTDADYLAESRRLNDAGMQQLEEGLRALGLSWIPSKGNFIAVDFGRDTAAINQALLREGVIVRPTAGYRMPNFLRVSIGLPKENARFLEALAKVLSA comes from the coding sequence ATGAGTTGCGATTTCCTGACCCTGGCCCAGCCAGGGGTGCAAAAGCTGTCCCCCTATGTACCAGGTAAGCCGGTCGATGAACTGGCCCGGGAGTTGGGGCTCGATCCGGCCGGTATCGTCAAGCTGGCCAGCAACGAGAACCCGCTTGGCCCCAGCGACAAGGTACTGGCTGCGATTCGTGCCGAGCTGGACGAGCTGACCCGTTACCCGGACGGCAATGGCTTCACCCTCAAGACCGCTCTCGCGGCGCGCTATGGCGTGGATGCCGCTCAGGTCACGCTGGGCAATGGTTCCAACGACATCCTCGAGCTGGTCGCGCGGGCCTATCTGGCGCCCGGCCTCAATGCGGTGTTCAGCGACTACGCCTTCGCCGTATATCCAATCGCCACCCAGGCGGTCGGCGCGCAGGGCAAGGTCGTGCCGGCCAAGGATTACGGTCACGACCTGCCAGCAATGCTGGCGGCCATCGATGACAACACGCGTGTCGTTTTCATCGCCAACCCCAACAACCCGACCGGCACCTGGTTCGGCCCGGACGCGTTGGAAGCCTTCCTGGCCAAGGTGCCGGAGTCGGTGCTGGTGGTGCTGGACGAGGCGTATATCGAGTACGCCGAAGGCGACGAACTGCCGGACGGTCTGGACTACCTGGCGCGCTATCCCAACCTGCTGGTGTCGCGCACTTTCTCCAAGGCCTATGGCCTGGCTGCGCTACGCGTGGGCTATGCGATCAGTTCGCCGGCGATCGCCGATGTGCTCAACCGTGTACGTCAGCCGTTCAACGTCAACAGTCTCGCCCTGGCCGCTGCCTGCGCCGCGCTGACCGATGCCGACTACCTCGCCGAGAGTCGTCGCCTCAACGATGCCGGTATGCAGCAACTGGAAGAGGGGCTGCGCGCACTGGGGCTTAGCTGGATTCCGTCGAAGGGCAACTTCATCGCCGTCGACTTCGGCCGCGATACTGCCGCGATCAACCAGGCGCTGTTGCGTGAGGGGGTGATCGTGCGGCCGACGGCGGGTTACCGCATGCCCAACTTCCTGCGTGTCTCCATTGGTCTGCCGAAAGAGAACGCACGTTTCCTCGAGGCACTGGCCAAGGTGCTGTCGGCGTGA
- the pheA gene encoding prephenate dehydratase, translating to MSEQELQALRVRIDNLDERILELISDRARCAEEVARVKMKELKEGESPVFYRPEREAQVLKRVMERNQGPLGNEEMARLFREIMSSCLALENPLKVAYLGPEGTFSQAAAMKHFGHAVVSVPMAAIDEVFREVAAGAVNFGVVPVENSTEGAINHTLDSFLEHDLVICGEVELRIHHHLLVGETTKTDKITRIYSHAQSLAQCRKWLDAHYPNVERVAVSSNADAAKRVKSEWNSAAIAGDMAASLYGLTKLAEKIEDRPDNSTRFLIIGNQEVPPTGDDKTSIIVSMRNKPGALHELLVPFHNNGIDLTRIETRPSRSGKWTYVFFIDFIGHHRDPLIKDVLEKLAQDTVALKVLGSYPKAVL from the coding sequence ATGTCCGAGCAGGAACTGCAAGCGCTGCGCGTACGTATCGACAACCTCGACGAGCGCATCCTCGAGCTGATAAGCGACCGCGCGCGCTGCGCCGAAGAAGTGGCTCGGGTGAAGATGAAGGAGCTGAAGGAAGGCGAGTCGCCGGTCTTCTACCGTCCCGAGCGCGAGGCTCAGGTGCTCAAGCGCGTGATGGAGCGCAATCAAGGGCCGTTGGGCAACGAGGAAATGGCGCGACTGTTCCGCGAAATCATGTCCTCCTGCCTGGCCCTGGAGAACCCGCTGAAGGTCGCTTATCTCGGCCCGGAGGGCACTTTCAGTCAGGCGGCTGCGATGAAGCATTTCGGTCACGCCGTGGTCAGCGTGCCGATGGCAGCCATCGACGAAGTGTTCCGTGAAGTGGCGGCCGGCGCGGTCAACTTCGGCGTGGTGCCGGTGGAGAACTCCACCGAAGGTGCAATCAATCACACCCTCGACAGCTTTCTCGAACACGACCTGGTCATCTGCGGCGAGGTGGAGCTGCGTATCCACCATCACCTGCTGGTGGGCGAAACCACCAAGACCGACAAGATCACCCGTATCTATTCCCACGCCCAGTCCCTGGCCCAGTGTCGCAAGTGGCTGGACGCGCACTATCCGAATGTTGAGCGTGTTGCAGTTTCCAGCAACGCCGACGCAGCCAAGCGGGTGAAGAGTGAGTGGAACAGCGCGGCCATCGCCGGCGACATGGCGGCCAGTCTCTATGGCCTGACCAAGCTGGCCGAGAAGATCGAGGATCGCCCGGACAACTCCACGCGCTTTCTTATCATCGGCAACCAGGAAGTACCGCCGACCGGTGATGACAAGACCTCGATCATCGTTTCCATGCGCAACAAGCCGGGCGCGCTGCACGAGCTGCTGGTGCCGTTCCACAACAACGGCATCGACCTGACCCGTATCGAAACCCGCCCGTCGCGCAGCGGCAAATGGACTTACGTATTCTTCATCGACTTCATCGGCCATCACCGTGATCCGCTGATCAAGGACGTTCTGGAGAAGCTCGCGCAGGATACCGTGGCCCTCAAGGTGCTGGGTTCGTATCCGAAGGCGGTACTGTAA
- the serC gene encoding 3-phosphoserine/phosphohydroxythreonine transaminase translates to MSKRAFNFCAGPAALPTAVLQRAQAEMLDWQGKGLSVMEMSHRSDDYVAIASQAEQDLRDLLAVPNDYKVLFLQGGASQQFAEIPLNLLPEGGVADYVETGIWSKKAIEEARRYGTINVAASAKAYDYFAIPGQNDWQLSKNAAYLHYCSNETIGGLQFDWVPQTGDVPLVVDMSSDILSRPIDVSQFGLIYAGAQKNIGPSGLVVVILREDLLGRARSSCPTMLDYKISADNGSMYNTPATYSWYLSGLVFQWLKEQGGVEAMERINRAKKDLLYKAIDDSDFYSNPVAHNARSWMNVPFRLADEKLDKAFLAGADERGLLNLKGHRSVGGMRASIYNAVGLDAVEALVAYMAEFEKEHA, encoded by the coding sequence GTGAGCAAGCGAGCATTCAACTTCTGCGCCGGCCCGGCCGCGCTGCCGACCGCTGTACTGCAACGCGCCCAGGCCGAGATGCTCGACTGGCAAGGCAAGGGCCTGTCGGTGATGGAAATGAGCCATCGCAGCGACGATTACGTGGCCATCGCCAGCCAGGCCGAACAGGACCTGCGCGATCTGCTCGCTGTGCCCAACGACTACAAGGTGCTGTTCCTGCAGGGCGGCGCCAGCCAGCAGTTCGCCGAAATCCCGCTGAACCTGCTGCCGGAAGGCGGCGTGGCGGACTATGTCGAGACCGGTATCTGGTCGAAGAAAGCCATCGAAGAAGCGCGTCGCTACGGCACCATCAATGTTGCCGCCAGCGCCAAGGCTTACGACTACTTCGCGATTCCCGGGCAAAACGACTGGCAGCTGTCGAAGAACGCCGCCTACCTGCACTACTGCAGCAACGAAACCATCGGCGGTCTGCAGTTCGACTGGGTACCGCAGACCGGTGACGTGCCACTGGTAGTGGACATGTCCTCGGACATCCTCTCGCGCCCCATCGACGTGTCGCAGTTCGGCCTGATCTACGCCGGTGCGCAGAAGAACATCGGTCCCAGCGGCCTGGTGGTGGTGATCTTGCGTGAAGACCTGCTCGGTCGGGCACGCTCCAGTTGCCCGACCATGCTCGACTACAAGATCTCCGCCGACAATGGCTCGATGTACAACACCCCGGCGACCTATTCCTGGTACCTCTCCGGCCTGGTCTTCCAGTGGCTCAAGGAGCAGGGCGGCGTCGAGGCCATGGAGCGTATCAACCGCGCCAAGAAGGATCTGCTGTACAAGGCCATCGATGACAGTGACTTCTACAGCAACCCCGTTGCGCACAATGCGCGCTCGTGGATGAACGTGCCGTTCCGCCTGGCCGACGAGAAGCTGGACAAGGCCTTCCTCGCCGGCGCCGATGAGCGCGGCCTGCTCAACCTGAAGGGTCACCGTTCGGTCGGCGGCATGCGTGCGTCGATCTACAACGCGGTCGGCCTGGATGCGGTCGAGGCGCTGGTGGCCTACATGGCCGAGTTCGAGAAGGAGCACGCCTGA
- the gyrA gene encoding DNA gyrase subunit A, translating to MGELAKEILPVNIEDELKQSYLDYAMSVIVGRALPDARDGLKPVHRRVLYAMSELGNDWNKPYKKSARVVGDVIGKYHPHGDTAVYDTIVRMAQDFSLRYLLVDGQGNFGSVDGDNAAAMRYTEVRMTKLAHELLADLDKETVDWVPNYDGTEQIPAVMPTKVPNLLVNGSSGIAVGMATNIPPHNLTEVIDGCLALIDNADLTVDDLMQYIPGPDFPTAGIINGRAGIIEAYRTGRGRIYIRARVEVEDIDKSGNRQQLVVTELPYQLNKARLIEKIAELVKEKKIEGITELRDESDKDGMRVVIELRRGEVPDVVLNNLYAQTQMQSVFGINVVALVDGQPKTMNLKDMLEVFVRHRREVVTRRTVYELRKARERGHILEGQAVALSNIDPVIELIKSSPTPAEAKERLIATAWASSAVEAMVERAGADSCRPEGLDPQYGLRDGKYYLSPEQAQAILELRLHRLTGLEHEKLLAEYQEILGLIGELIRILTSPERLMEVIREELEKVKAEFGDVRRTEIIASRQDLTIADLITEEERVVTISHGGYAKSQPLAAYEAQRRGGKGKSATGVKDEDYVEHLLVANSHATLLLFSSKGKVYWLRTFEIPEASRAARGRPLVNLLPLDEGERITAMLQIDLEALQQSAGDEDELEEHEGVVLEGEVVEAEEADDADGDTAELDAEPTGAYIFMATAFGTVKKTPLVQFSRPRSAGLIALKLEEGDTLIAAAITDGAKEVMLFSDAGKVIRFAESKVREMGRTARGVRGMRLPKGQQLISMLIPESGAQILTASERGYGKRTPLGKFPRRGRGGQGVIAMVTSERNGKLVGAIQVQDGEEIMLISDQGTLVRTRVDEVSSSGRNTQGVTLIKLAKDETLVGLERVQEPTPVDEDELVEGEEGAEVAENADVPVADAEEGGEQ from the coding sequence ATGGGCGAACTGGCCAAAGAAATCCTCCCGGTCAATATCGAAGACGAGCTGAAACAGTCCTATCTCGACTACGCGATGAGCGTGATCGTCGGGCGTGCGCTTCCGGATGCGCGCGATGGCTTGAAGCCGGTCCACCGTCGTGTGCTCTATGCCATGAGCGAGCTGGGTAACGACTGGAACAAGCCCTACAAGAAATCAGCCCGTGTGGTCGGCGACGTGATCGGTAAATACCACCCGCACGGCGACACGGCGGTGTACGACACCATCGTCCGTATGGCCCAGGACTTCTCCCTGCGCTACCTGCTGGTCGACGGTCAGGGCAACTTCGGTTCGGTGGACGGCGACAACGCTGCGGCCATGCGATACACCGAAGTGCGCATGACCAAGCTGGCTCACGAGCTGCTGGCCGACCTGGACAAGGAAACTGTCGACTGGGTGCCCAACTACGACGGCACCGAGCAGATTCCGGCCGTCATGCCGACCAAGGTGCCCAACCTGCTGGTCAACGGTTCTTCCGGTATTGCCGTGGGTATGGCCACCAACATCCCGCCGCACAACCTCACCGAGGTGATCGATGGCTGCCTGGCGCTGATCGACAATGCCGATCTGACCGTCGATGACCTGATGCAGTACATCCCCGGCCCTGATTTCCCTACTGCGGGCATCATCAATGGCCGCGCCGGCATCATCGAGGCCTACCGCACCGGCCGCGGACGCATCTACATCCGCGCCCGCGTCGAGGTCGAGGATATCGACAAGTCCGGCAACCGCCAGCAGCTGGTGGTCACCGAGCTGCCGTACCAGCTGAACAAGGCGCGTCTGATCGAGAAGATCGCCGAGCTGGTGAAAGAGAAGAAAATCGAAGGCATCACCGAACTGCGTGACGAGTCCGACAAGGACGGCATGCGCGTGGTGATCGAGCTGCGTCGCGGCGAAGTGCCGGACGTGGTGCTGAACAATCTGTACGCCCAGACCCAGATGCAGAGCGTGTTCGGCATCAACGTCGTGGCGCTGGTCGACGGTCAGCCGAAGACCATGAACCTCAAGGACATGCTCGAGGTGTTCGTCCGTCACCGCCGTGAAGTGGTGACCCGTCGGACCGTGTACGAGCTGCGCAAGGCGCGCGAGCGCGGCCACATCCTCGAAGGCCAGGCCGTTGCGCTGTCCAACATCGACCCGGTCATCGAGCTGATCAAGAGCTCGCCGACCCCGGCCGAAGCCAAGGAACGCCTGATTGCCACCGCCTGGGCGTCCAGCGCCGTGGAAGCCATGGTCGAGCGCGCCGGTGCCGATTCCTGCCGTCCGGAAGGGCTGGATCCGCAATACGGTCTGCGTGACGGCAAGTACTACCTGTCGCCGGAACAGGCCCAGGCCATCCTCGAGCTGCGTCTGCACCGCCTGACTGGCCTGGAGCACGAAAAGCTGCTGGCCGAATATCAGGAAATTCTCGGCCTGATCGGCGAGCTGATCCGCATCCTGACCAGTCCCGAGCGCCTGATGGAAGTCATCCGCGAGGAGCTGGAGAAGGTCAAGGCCGAGTTCGGCGATGTCCGCCGTACCGAGATCATCGCCTCGCGTCAGGACCTGACCATCGCCGACCTGATCACCGAGGAAGAGCGCGTCGTCACCATCTCCCACGGTGGCTATGCCAAGAGCCAACCGCTCGCCGCCTACGAGGCGCAGCGTCGCGGCGGCAAGGGCAAGTCCGCCACCGGCGTGAAGGATGAGGACTACGTCGAGCACCTGCTGGTGGCCAACAGCCACGCGACCCTGCTGCTGTTCTCCAGCAAGGGCAAGGTCTACTGGCTGCGTACCTTCGAGATTCCGGAGGCCTCGCGCGCTGCGCGTGGTCGTCCGCTAGTCAACCTGCTGCCGCTGGACGAAGGCGAGCGCATCACCGCGATGCTGCAGATCGACCTTGAGGCCCTGCAGCAGAGCGCGGGTGACGAGGACGAGCTGGAAGAACACGAGGGCGTCGTGCTGGAGGGCGAGGTGGTGGAGGCCGAGGAGGCCGATGACGCCGACGGCGATACCGCCGAGCTGGATGCCGAGCCGACTGGCGCGTACATCTTCATGGCCACCGCCTTCGGTACCGTGAAGAAGACCCCGCTGGTGCAGTTCAGCCGCCCGCGCAGTGCCGGTCTGATCGCGCTGAAGCTGGAGGAGGGCGACACCCTCATCGCCGCGGCCATCACCGATGGTGCCAAGGAAGTCATGCTGTTCTCCGACGCCGGCAAGGTGATCCGCTTCGCCGAGAGCAAGGTGCGCGAAATGGGCCGTACTGCCCGCGGCGTACGCGGCATGCGCCTGCCCAAGGGGCAGCAGCTGATCTCCATGCTGATCCCGGAAAGCGGCGCGCAGATCCTCACTGCCTCCGAACGCGGTTATGGCAAGCGCACCCCGCTGGGCAAGTTCCCGCGCCGCGGTCGTGGCGGTCAGGGTGTGATTGCCATGGTCACCAGCGAGCGTAACGGCAAGCTGGTCGGTGCCATCCAGGTGCAGGACGGCGAAGAAATCATGCTGATCTCCGACCAGGGCACCCTGGTACGTACCCGCGTCGACGAGGTCTCCAGTTCCGGCCGTAACACTCAGGGTGTGACCCTGATCAAGCTGGCCAAGGACGAGACACTGGTCGGCCTGGAGCGTGTGCAGGAGCCAACACCTGTCGATGAGGACGAACTGGTCGAAGGTGAAGAGGGCGCTGAAGTCGCCGAAAACGCCGACGTACCGGTCGCTGACGCCGAGGAAGGCGGCGAGCAATAG
- the mtnA gene encoding S-methyl-5-thioribose-1-phosphate isomerase translates to MREQLLAVEKIRAIEWRDGALYLLDQRLLPHRQSWLRLDTVAEVVDAIRDRAVQGAPAVGIAGAYGVVLAARARLQAGGDWCEALEADFACLEQLRPATVNLYWALQHLRERLVRLKDGDDALALLEFVALGIHASDREANLTMAQLGMELIRRHQGNAQVLLTHGNAGALATGGFGTALGVVRAAHLEGLIERVYVDETRPWLQGARLTAWELAADGVPVSVNADAAAAHLMKVKGITWAVVGAERIAANGDVINAIGTYQLAVNAMHHGVRLMVVAPSSSIDMNLENGEDLLFEECEGDELLEVAGHRVAADVHAVNPSYDVTPADLVDYIVTEKGVVERPDSAKLAQLMCRKRLH, encoded by the coding sequence ATGCGCGAGCAATTGCTGGCGGTGGAGAAGATTCGGGCAATCGAGTGGCGCGATGGTGCGCTGTACCTGCTCGATCAGCGCCTGCTGCCGCATCGGCAAAGCTGGTTGCGCCTGGATACCGTGGCCGAGGTGGTCGATGCGATTCGCGACAGGGCGGTGCAAGGCGCGCCGGCCGTGGGCATTGCCGGCGCCTATGGCGTGGTGCTGGCGGCTCGCGCCCGGCTGCAGGCTGGGGGAGACTGGTGTGAGGCGCTGGAGGCGGATTTTGCCTGTCTCGAGCAGTTGCGCCCTGCGACGGTCAATCTGTACTGGGCGCTGCAGCACCTGCGTGAGCGCCTTGTGCGGCTCAAGGATGGCGACGATGCTCTGGCGTTGCTGGAGTTTGTGGCGCTGGGTATTCATGCCTCCGATCGCGAGGCGAATCTGACCATGGCGCAACTGGGCATGGAGCTGATCCGCAGGCATCAGGGCAATGCGCAGGTGTTGCTGACCCACGGCAATGCCGGTGCGCTGGCTACCGGGGGCTTTGGTACCGCGCTCGGGGTGGTTCGTGCGGCGCATCTCGAAGGGTTGATCGAGCGGGTTTATGTCGATGAAACCCGTCCCTGGTTGCAGGGAGCAAGGCTGACCGCATGGGAATTGGCCGCTGACGGCGTGCCGGTCAGTGTCAATGCCGATGCGGCTGCGGCGCACCTGATGAAGGTCAAGGGCATTACCTGGGCCGTTGTCGGGGCCGAGCGCATTGCAGCCAATGGCGATGTGATCAACGCCATCGGAACCTATCAGCTGGCGGTCAACGCCATGCATCACGGTGTGCGCCTGATGGTGGTGGCGCCCAGTTCGAGCATCGACATGAACCTGGAAAATGGCGAGGACCTCCTGTTCGAAGAATGCGAGGGTGACGAACTGCTGGAGGTTGCTGGGCATCGGGTGGCGGCCGACGTGCATGCGGTCAATCCGTCGTACGATGTGACGCCGGCGGATCTGGTTGACTACATCGTGACCGAGAAGGGCGTGGTCGAACGCCCCGATAGTGCCAAGCTGGCGCAACTGATGTGCCGCAAGCGTCTGCATTGA